Proteins encoded together in one Benincasa hispida cultivar B227 chromosome 1, ASM972705v1, whole genome shotgun sequence window:
- the LOC120089684 gene encoding probable WRKY transcription factor 50, with protein MMENFPNFLSTSSSSSSLSFHQMLFSRASELVGSHGGDHYRQPPPVSGGFPLSRDVLGDDMSFDASSSMKDDDVIVSLSKSFRVDESARIGVDGLEKKEVATAGATTTTGTGRGDHDKKKKMRSRRFAFQTRSQVDILDDGYRWRKYGQKAVKNNKFPRSYYRCTHQGCKVKKQVQRLTRDEGVVVTTYEGIHSHPIEKSTDNFEHILSQMQIYTSY; from the exons ATGATGGAAAATTTCCCTAATTTTCTCTCAACTTCATCCTCGTCATCCTCCCTCTCTTTCCATCAAATGTTGTTTTCTCGAGCTTCCGAGCTCGTCGGAAGCCATGGCGGAGACCATTATAGACAGCCACCACCCGTCTCCGGTGGTTTTCCGCTGTCTCGTGACGTTTTGGGAGATGACATGTCGTTCGATGCATCGAGTAGTATGAAGGATGACGATGTCATCGTTTCGCTTAGTAAGAGCTTTCGTGTTGACGAGTCCGCTAGGATTGGAGTGGATGGGTTGGAGAAGAAGGAGGTTGCGACGGCGGGAGCGACAACGACGACGGGGACGGGACGGGGAGATCAtgataagaaaaagaagatgagaaGCCGGAGATTTGCTTTTCAAACAAGAAGTCAAGTTGATATTCTTGATGATGGTTATAGATGGAGAAAATATGGACAGAAGGCTGTGAAGAACAACAAATTCCCTAG AAGCTACTATAGATGTACACACCAAGGTTGCAAAGTGAAGAAGCAAGTTCAAAGGCTAACTAGAGATGAAGGGGTGGTTGTGACAACTTATGAAGGCATTCATTCTCATCCCATTGAAAAATCCACCGACAACTTTGAGCATATTTTGAGTCAGATGCAAATTTACACTTCTTATTGA